In the genome of Streptomyces globosus, one region contains:
- the mycP gene encoding type VII secretion-associated serine protease mycosin produces MLMRKATSALVGLLLAGVAATPAHAKTIREQQWHLDAMNADDIWKISTGKGVTVAVIDTGVDKIPELEGQVLRGKNFTSASIPGDERTDYDTHGTSMAAIIAGSGKGPKGAGSAFGLAPGAKILPLRVDINGNGASKDTTLIDAIRFAADSEAKVLNISLVGWPETKELTDAVRYALGKGKLIFAGVGNDGAGHIYHPAGTPGVVGVAAVGPDGAATKESQHNASVDLSAPGIDILTGCSGGTGLCKSHGTSDATALASASAALLWSAHPEWTNNQVLRVLLNTAGKPTDGVQRNDYIGYGIVRPKVALPTPGDPGPADVFPLPDLAAAEAKNSPAPSADAKAPESLAPQAEAKADGVSGMTWIALGLGACVLVGGAVTAVIVRRRNG; encoded by the coding sequence ATGCTCATGCGCAAGGCGACCTCGGCCCTGGTGGGCCTCCTGCTGGCCGGGGTCGCCGCGACCCCTGCTCACGCGAAGACCATCCGTGAGCAGCAATGGCATCTCGACGCCATGAATGCCGACGACATCTGGAAGATCAGCACCGGCAAGGGCGTCACGGTCGCGGTCATTGACACCGGAGTGGACAAGATCCCCGAGCTAGAAGGTCAAGTCCTGCGGGGGAAGAACTTCACTTCGGCCTCCATTCCAGGTGACGAGCGCACAGACTACGACACTCACGGCACGAGCATGGCCGCAATTATCGCAGGCAGCGGCAAGGGGCCGAAGGGGGCTGGCAGTGCCTTCGGCCTCGCGCCGGGTGCCAAGATTTTGCCCCTCAGGGTTGATATCAATGGCAATGGGGCGTCGAAGGACACAACCCTGATCGACGCTATCCGCTTCGCCGCCGATTCGGAAGCGAAGGTCCTCAACATTTCCCTGGTTGGCTGGCCGGAAACCAAAGAGTTGACTGATGCCGTTCGCTACGCCCTTGGTAAAGGAAAGCTGATATTTGCCGGCGTGGGGAATGATGGAGCCGGCCACATCTATCACCCTGCCGGTACGCCTGGGGTGGTGGGAGTGGCGGCAGTCGGCCCTGACGGAGCCGCGACCAAGGAGTCGCAGCACAACGCGTCCGTGGACTTGTCTGCACCGGGCATCGACATCCTGACCGGGTGCAGTGGTGGGACAGGGCTCTGCAAGAGCCACGGCACGAGCGATGCGACTGCCCTCGCCTCTGCTTCAGCCGCGCTGCTGTGGTCGGCGCACCCCGAGTGGACCAACAACCAGGTCCTGCGGGTCCTGCTGAACACCGCAGGGAAGCCGACCGATGGTGTGCAGCGCAACGACTACATCGGTTACGGCATCGTGCGTCCCAAGGTGGCCCTGCCGACGCCGGGGGACCCAGGGCCCGCCGATGTGTTCCCGCTGCCTGATCTGGCCGCGGCCGAGGCGAAGAACTCGCCTGCGCCCTCGGCCGACGCCAAGGCCCCAGAGTCCCTCGCTCCGCAAGCCGAGGCGAAGGCCGACGGCGTCAGCGGCATGACGTGGATCGCGCTCGGGCTCGGTGCCTGTGTGCTGGTCGGCGGTGCGGTCACGGCGGTGATCGTCCGCCGTCGGAACGGCTGA
- a CDS encoding WXG100 family type VII secretion target → MATNFEGFTHQQLLAMVKSLNPDIVKTRSTQLTNAAKTIEQIGEELRKYRIKGWEGEAAQSFDDWAGRAGSATLRLSKFSAVAGEWMGHAAQTMIEVRDNIPDYPAEAAKNLEVSRKFRNDPDAQQLGREAHAKLTGEHQKAIDALAKLAGSYEQSKTQIGKVEIPTFPPPPGNFVPSGGVGSDSYVPRAGGTGEGSGYSGGSYTPSGPRSGPTGDFGFTRGSGPDATPPPVTGPVPIVPDRDVNVDLDNVSVLPDKTLPPVTGMPPTSGPGPVAPGPVAPMLPVTPLPPGTGPTLGGGSSFNKVPPVAGPPGGGKLGTPPLMPRDTGIIGGRQVPSVTGPTPGLPRGLVVGTEGAHPGARASTGMGMHPGMGGAHPGVPGGNTAGRRLAVEQGGVIGGARQPGAVQPGMVGRAAPSGQPFTHGGSGLVRNTPTGESARGAMGHAGAGVHAPGSRSERQGGGRPDYLAEDEETWRSNDRVVPRVID, encoded by the coding sequence ATGGCCACAAACTTTGAGGGCTTTACGCACCAGCAGTTGCTCGCGATGGTCAAGTCTTTGAACCCCGACATCGTGAAGACGCGCAGTACCCAACTTACCAATGCTGCCAAGACGATCGAGCAGATTGGTGAGGAGCTCAGGAAGTACAGGATCAAGGGTTGGGAAGGCGAGGCTGCCCAGAGCTTCGATGACTGGGCCGGCCGCGCCGGTAGCGCGACCTTGCGACTGAGCAAGTTCAGCGCAGTTGCTGGCGAATGGATGGGACACGCCGCTCAGACCATGATCGAGGTCCGGGACAACATCCCTGACTACCCGGCAGAGGCAGCCAAGAATCTCGAGGTGTCCAGAAAGTTTCGTAACGACCCGGACGCGCAGCAGTTGGGTCGGGAGGCGCATGCCAAGCTCACCGGTGAGCACCAGAAGGCCATTGATGCCCTGGCGAAACTGGCTGGTTCGTATGAACAGTCGAAGACGCAGATCGGGAAGGTTGAGATCCCGACCTTCCCGCCGCCTCCTGGGAACTTCGTTCCGTCCGGAGGCGTAGGCAGCGACTCCTACGTGCCCCGTGCGGGCGGTACGGGTGAGGGCTCGGGCTACAGCGGAGGTTCCTATACGCCGTCGGGGCCGCGAAGCGGGCCGACTGGCGACTTCGGCTTCACGCGTGGCAGCGGGCCGGACGCCACGCCTCCGCCGGTGACGGGTCCTGTCCCGATTGTTCCCGACCGTGACGTGAACGTGGACCTTGACAACGTCTCCGTACTGCCCGACAAGACGCTACCGCCGGTCACTGGCATGCCGCCGACTTCCGGTCCCGGCCCGGTCGCTCCCGGGCCCGTCGCGCCGATGCTGCCGGTGACACCCCTGCCGCCCGGCACTGGTCCGACGCTCGGCGGGGGCAGTTCGTTCAACAAGGTTCCGCCCGTGGCGGGCCCTCCGGGCGGCGGCAAGCTCGGCACGCCGCCCTTGATGCCTCGTGACACGGGCATCATCGGCGGCCGCCAGGTACCCAGCGTGACGGGGCCCACTCCGGGACTTCCCCGCGGGCTCGTGGTCGGCACGGAGGGAGCGCACCCCGGTGCCCGGGCCTCCACGGGCATGGGGATGCACCCCGGCATGGGTGGAGCACACCCGGGCGTTCCGGGCGGCAATACCGCCGGCCGCCGACTGGCCGTAGAGCAGGGCGGCGTGATTGGTGGTGCCCGCCAGCCCGGTGCGGTTCAGCCCGGCATGGTCGGCCGTGCGGCCCCGAGCGGGCAGCCGTTCACACACGGCGGCTCCGGCCTCGTGCGGAACACTCCTACGGGTGAGTCGGCCCGTGGGGCGATGGGGCACGCTGGTGCGGGTGTCCACGCGCCGGGCAGCCGGAGCGAGCGCCAGGGCGGCGGCCGCCCCGACTACTTGGCCGAGGACGAAGAGACCTGGCGGAGCAACGACCGTGTCGTTCCGCGAGTGATCGACTGA